In Streptomyces sp. NBC_00878, a single window of DNA contains:
- a CDS encoding zinc-binding dehydrogenase has protein sequence MRALIPTGNPETLTELGEVDLPTPQRHEVLIRVTDVALNRADFLYLSDPSTTFRPGIDAAGVVAKAAVDGSGPSEGSRVALHLPSGGGAAEYVAASADRLAVIPDNVDSASAAALPLGGLVAQRLLALAGPLEGRRILATGVGGGVGQVLIQLAVAEGAEITAVAAQGQPTDHMAALGAKIALDIDAVEDTAFDIVLESVGGDLGSKTAHKLRPGGQFLWFGQASGSPITLDFFRQVQGGTSLTLRHFVYGDGDGSRDAQDMNALLDLASQGKLQVEIGRRDNWAVADSLLKEMAAGRLRGKAVLDVD, from the coding sequence ATGCGCGCGCTCATCCCGACCGGCAACCCGGAGACCCTCACCGAGCTGGGGGAGGTCGATCTCCCCACCCCGCAGCGCCACGAAGTGTTGATCCGGGTGACCGACGTCGCACTCAACCGGGCGGACTTCCTGTACCTGAGCGACCCTTCGACCACGTTCCGCCCCGGTATCGACGCGGCCGGGGTCGTCGCGAAGGCAGCAGTGGACGGCAGCGGACCGTCGGAGGGCAGCCGGGTCGCCCTCCACCTGCCCTCAGGAGGAGGCGCCGCCGAGTACGTCGCCGCCTCGGCGGACCGCCTCGCGGTCATCCCCGACAACGTGGACTCCGCCTCCGCGGCCGCGCTCCCCCTGGGCGGGCTGGTCGCCCAGCGACTCCTCGCCCTCGCCGGCCCTCTGGAGGGGCGCAGGATTCTCGCCACGGGCGTGGGAGGCGGGGTCGGCCAGGTCCTCATCCAGCTCGCCGTCGCGGAAGGAGCCGAGATCACCGCCGTTGCCGCGCAGGGCCAGCCGACTGACCACATGGCGGCGCTGGGCGCCAAGATCGCCCTCGACATCGACGCCGTCGAGGACACCGCCTTCGACATCGTCCTGGAGTCCGTGGGTGGCGACCTGGGGTCGAAGACAGCCCACAAGCTGCGCCCCGGCGGCCAGTTCCTCTGGTTCGGTCAGGCCAGCGGCAGCCCCATCACCCTGGACTTCTTCCGGCAGGTCCAGGGGGGCACCTCTCTGACCTTGCGCCACTTCGTCTACGGCGACGGTGACGGGAGTCGTGACGCCCAGGACATGAACGCGCTACTGGACCTGGCTTCGCAGGGGAAGCTCCAGGTCGAGATCGGTCGCCGCGACAACTGGGCCGTCGCGGACTCGCTGCTGAAGGAGATGGCAGCAGGCCGCCTGCGGGGCAAGGCGGTACTCGACGTCGACTGA
- a CDS encoding aldo/keto reductase: MKYTQLGRTGLKVSRLVLGTMNFGPQTDEADSHAIMDAALDAGINYFDTANVYGWGENKGRTEEIIGSWFAKGGERRDKVVLATKVYGHMTAGDAWPNHDKLTALNIRRAVDASLKRLQTDYIDIYQFHHIDRDTPFEEIWQAIDVLVQQGKILYVGSSNFPGYKIAQANEIAARRGGTIGLVSEQCLYNLAERRAEMEVIPAAQDYGLGVIPWSPLHGGLLGGVIKKEVEGGRRASGRAADALTNTAIRAQIQSYEDLLDKHGVEPGEAALAWLLTRPGITGPIVGPRTAEQLESALRAVELELSAELLTSLDEIFPGPGPSPEAFAW; this comes from the coding sequence ATGAAGTACACGCAGCTGGGACGCACAGGACTCAAGGTCAGCCGACTCGTACTCGGGACCATGAACTTCGGTCCGCAGACCGACGAGGCCGACAGCCACGCGATCATGGACGCGGCGCTGGACGCGGGGATCAACTACTTCGACACCGCCAACGTGTACGGCTGGGGCGAGAACAAGGGCCGTACCGAAGAGATCATCGGAAGCTGGTTCGCCAAGGGCGGCGAGCGCCGCGACAAGGTGGTCCTGGCCACCAAGGTGTACGGGCACATGACCGCCGGCGACGCCTGGCCCAACCACGACAAGCTCACCGCGCTCAACATCCGGCGGGCGGTGGACGCGAGCCTGAAGCGGCTCCAGACCGACTACATCGACATCTACCAGTTCCACCACATCGACCGCGACACTCCCTTCGAGGAGATCTGGCAGGCCATCGACGTACTCGTGCAGCAGGGGAAGATCCTTTACGTCGGGTCCTCCAACTTCCCCGGCTACAAGATCGCCCAGGCCAACGAGATCGCCGCCCGCCGAGGCGGCACGATCGGCCTCGTCAGCGAGCAGTGCCTCTACAACCTCGCCGAGCGCCGCGCCGAGATGGAGGTCATCCCGGCCGCCCAGGACTACGGCCTCGGCGTCATCCCGTGGTCGCCGCTGCACGGCGGTCTGCTCGGCGGTGTCATCAAGAAGGAGGTCGAGGGCGGGCGCCGGGCGAGCGGCCGGGCCGCCGACGCCCTCACCAACACCGCCATCCGCGCGCAGATCCAGTCGTACGAGGACCTGCTGGACAAGCACGGCGTCGAGCCCGGCGAGGCCGCCCTGGCCTGGCTGCTGACCCGGCCGGGCATCACGGGCCCGATCGTCGGCCCGCGCACGGCCGAGCAGCTGGAGTCCGCCCTGCGGGCCGTCGAACTGGAGCTGAGTGCGGAACTGCTGACCTCGCTCGACGAGATCTTCCCCGGACCGGGGCCTTCGCCAGAGGCGTTCGCCTGGTGA
- the thpR gene encoding RNA 2',3'-cyclic phosphodiesterase codes for MRLFAAVLPPENVTAELASVVDELRKLPETGQGLRWTGRPGWHFTLAFYGEVDEDLVPDLSARLERAARRTDPFPLSLRGGGRFGGRALWAGAAGDVRTLRLLAERAGAAGRKAGVEREEHRRYRPHLTLARSREETDFTQYVSTLDGFEGRAWTVGELCLMRSRLPASGVPGEQPRYEVHGRWPLGRPAA; via the coding sequence ATGAGACTCTTCGCCGCTGTGCTGCCCCCGGAGAACGTGACCGCCGAACTCGCCTCGGTGGTCGACGAGTTGAGGAAGCTGCCGGAAACGGGCCAGGGGCTGCGCTGGACGGGCCGCCCCGGCTGGCACTTCACGCTCGCGTTCTACGGAGAGGTCGACGAGGATCTCGTACCGGATCTGTCGGCCCGCCTGGAGCGCGCGGCGCGGCGGACGGACCCGTTCCCTCTGTCCCTGCGGGGCGGCGGCCGTTTCGGGGGCCGGGCGTTGTGGGCGGGCGCCGCGGGGGACGTACGGACGTTGCGGCTGCTCGCCGAGCGGGCGGGGGCGGCGGGGCGGAAGGCGGGGGTGGAGCGGGAGGAGCACCGCCGGTACCGGCCGCACCTCACGCTGGCGCGCAGCCGGGAGGAGACGGACTTCACGCAGTACGTGTCCACGCTGGACGGCTTCGAGGGGCGGGCGTGGACGGTCGGCGAGCTCTGCCTGATGCGGAGCCGGCTGCCCGCCTCGGGTGTGCCGGGGGAGCAGCCGCGGTACGAGGTGCACGGACGTTGGCCCCTTGGCCGACCTGCCGCCTGA